From a single Rodentibacter sp. JRC1 genomic region:
- a CDS encoding TlpA disulfide reductase family protein: MNINLLFKSLFLSAVVFGTVSCKEETAALGKHAPEIAAYDLQGKQVNLQDWQGTRLLTFWSETCGHCIVELKEFEKLATLYPNKVQLIAINVDGEKMDTKAIVAKHQLTQTVIKDQMKITAERYQLVGTPTSFIIDEKGNIQAKFEGKIPQQELDKLFKG; the protein is encoded by the coding sequence ATGAACATTAATTTATTATTCAAATCCTTATTCTTAAGTGCGGTCGTTTTCGGCACGGTTTCTTGCAAAGAGGAAACAGCAGCTCTCGGTAAACACGCACCGGAGATTGCCGCCTATGATTTACAAGGTAAACAAGTGAATTTGCAGGATTGGCAAGGCACTCGCTTACTCACTTTTTGGTCGGAAACTTGCGGCCACTGCATTGTTGAACTTAAAGAATTTGAAAAACTTGCAACATTGTATCCAAATAAAGTGCAGCTTATTGCAATTAATGTGGACGGTGAAAAGATGGATACGAAAGCAATAGTCGCCAAACACCAACTCACTCAAACAGTGATTAAAGATCAAATGAAAATCACTGCCGAGCGCTATCAATTAGTCGGTACCCCCACTTCATTCATTATTGACGAAAAAGGCAATATTCAAGCAAAATTTGAAGGAAAAATCCCTCAACAAGAACTGGATAAATTATTCAAAGGATAA
- a CDS encoding c-type cytochrome translates to MKRFYLIISTLFGIAFFAQAEVPTNTDFSKAEKIYKRSCATCHGKRGEKPAMGESKIINQLKTETISTALLERKNGKIIGAGNPAKQRLSEEEIKALSEFIPTLK, encoded by the coding sequence ATGAAACGATTTTACTTAATTATCAGCACACTATTCGGGATTGCTTTTTTTGCGCAAGCAGAAGTACCAACAAATACTGATTTCAGCAAAGCAGAAAAAATTTATAAACGTTCCTGTGCGACCTGCCACGGAAAACGTGGTGAAAAACCTGCAATGGGCGAATCAAAAATCATCAATCAATTAAAAACAGAAACGATTTCGACCGCACTTTTAGAACGCAAAAACGGAAAAATTATCGGAGCCGGAAATCCGGCAAAACAGCGTTTAAGCGAGGAGGAAATTAAAGCTTTGTCTGAATTTATTCCGACATTAAAATAA
- a CDS encoding lipoprotein HlpB has translation MNKFTKISATALFALFLTACEKPADKAAETAKPETAQTVETAKPAMSAEEQEKADYEKLIAWNQAEGAMQAQNTQKLQQELNAAAEAKDENKVKAAIEEYNKTVQATIASLDGVDIKSESINAAKAKTKEVLTLASQLLVDQVNVKTEADKKAYAEKAAKLQTEMKALAQLSAQIEAKFNPAPAQTPAAPAAK, from the coding sequence ATGAACAAATTTACTAAAATTAGTGCAACAGCATTATTCGCTTTATTTTTAACCGCTTGTGAAAAACCGGCAGACAAAGCGGCTGAAACGGCAAAACCGGAAACAGCACAAACAGTAGAGACGGCTAAACCGGCAATGAGTGCGGAAGAGCAAGAAAAAGCAGACTACGAAAAATTAATTGCATGGAACCAAGCTGAAGGCGCGATGCAAGCTCAAAACACACAAAAACTACAGCAAGAATTAAATGCTGCCGCTGAAGCTAAAGATGAAAACAAAGTGAAAGCGGCAATTGAAGAATATAACAAAACCGTTCAAGCAACTATCGCAAGTTTAGACGGTGTTGATATTAAATCCGAGTCAATCAACGCGGCAAAAGCGAAAACAAAAGAGGTTTTAACTCTTGCAAGTCAATTATTGGTTGATCAAGTAAATGTAAAAACTGAAGCTGATAAAAAAGCTTATGCTGAAAAAGCGGCTAAATTACAAACTGAAATGAAGGCTTTAGCACAACTTAGCGCACAAATTGAAGCAAAATTCAACCCTGCTCCGGCTCAAACACCGGCAGCACCGGCAGCAAAATAG
- a CDS encoding glycosyltransferase, with the protein MKFSVLMSLYIKEKPQYLRECFESLVIQTHQADEIVLVFDGGVTTELEAVVSEFESKLPLKLVKLPQNLGLGKALNEGLRHCSHNWVFRMDTDDICVPHRFEKQAAFIERNPETIIFGGQIAEFGENVKDIVAYRNVPTQMQDIVSFTQKRCPFNHMTVAYQKSAVIHCGGYEDLQEDYYLWIKLVAQGKPVANLPDILVYARVGNGMVGRRRGLEQAKAEWRLFKLKYRLGVQGLISGLVTFALRFGSRLLPTSLLKTVYHKFLRK; encoded by the coding sequence ATGAAATTTTCAGTTTTAATGTCCTTATATATTAAGGAAAAACCGCAATATTTAAGAGAATGTTTTGAAAGTTTGGTAATACAAACTCATCAAGCCGATGAAATCGTTTTAGTGTTTGATGGTGGGGTAACAACGGAATTAGAGGCCGTTGTATCGGAATTTGAATCGAAATTGCCGTTAAAATTAGTGAAATTGCCACAAAATCTGGGATTGGGCAAAGCTTTAAATGAGGGATTAAGACATTGTTCACATAATTGGGTTTTTCGTATGGATACGGATGATATTTGTGTACCGCATCGTTTTGAAAAACAAGCCGCATTTATTGAACGAAATCCTGAAACTATTATTTTCGGCGGGCAAATTGCCGAATTTGGTGAGAATGTGAAGGATATTGTGGCTTATCGCAACGTACCGACACAGATGCAGGATATTGTCAGTTTTACCCAAAAACGTTGTCCGTTTAATCATATGACGGTGGCATATCAAAAAAGTGCGGTCATTCATTGTGGCGGTTATGAAGATTTGCAAGAAGATTATTATTTGTGGATAAAACTGGTAGCACAAGGCAAGCCTGTGGCGAATTTACCGGATATTTTGGTTTATGCACGCGTAGGAAATGGTATGGTAGGGCGTCGCCGTGGTCTGGAGCAAGCCAAGGCTGAATGGCGTTTGTTTAAATTAAAATATCGTTTGGGGGTTCAAGGCTTGATATCCGGTTTGGTTACCTTTGCTTTACGTTTCGGTTCGCGTTTATTGCCGACGTCATTATTGAAGACGGTTTATCATAAGTTTTTGAGAAAATAA
- a CDS encoding ABC transporter ATP-binding protein — translation MTQFVIETQHLYKRFGQVTALEDINIQIKQGEFVAIMGASGSGKTTLMNILTGLDTASEGKVILDGVDAAQLDEIGRQRFRAEKIGLVFQQFHLIPYLTALENVMLSQHYHSVIDEAAAKAVLEQVGLGHRIDHRPSQLSGGEQQRVCIARALVNQPPVIFADEPTGNLDEKNEALVLDLLQQLNHQGRTIVMVTHNPELGELTNRTIYLQHGKFLREQQNEH, via the coding sequence ATGACCCAATTTGTGATCGAAACTCAACATTTATACAAACGCTTCGGGCAAGTTACAGCCCTTGAAGACATTAATATTCAAATTAAGCAAGGGGAATTTGTTGCTATTATGGGGGCATCCGGTTCCGGAAAAACAACTTTGATGAACATACTCACCGGATTAGATACCGCCAGCGAAGGGAAAGTGATCTTAGACGGTGTGGATGCCGCACAGCTAGATGAAATCGGTCGTCAGCGTTTTCGTGCGGAAAAAATCGGTTTAGTATTCCAACAATTCCATCTTATTCCTTACTTAACCGCGCTTGAGAATGTAATGCTGTCTCAGCATTACCACAGCGTAATTGATGAAGCGGCAGCCAAAGCCGTACTGGAACAAGTGGGGTTAGGACATCGTATTGATCATCGCCCCAGCCAGTTGTCCGGAGGAGAGCAACAGCGCGTATGTATCGCACGCGCCTTAGTGAACCAACCACCGGTTATTTTTGCCGATGAACCCACCGGTAATTTAGATGAAAAAAATGAAGCTTTAGTGTTGGATCTATTACAACAATTAAATCATCAAGGCAGAACCATTGTGATGGTTACTCACAATCCGGAACTCGGTGAACTCACCAATCGCACCATTTATCTTCAACACGGTAAATTTTTACGGGAACAACAAAATGAACATTAA
- a CDS encoding ABC transporter permease codes for MADNRSMFWRLIFHSLRLRLQRVLIIFTALTVGAGIVTAMAAVYFDINTKMSQELRTFGANFYIGSANGEMIEVNQLDNIIRHAPHDLITTASPYLYGVARSELEKIVIMGVRFEGIKALAPYWQINGSAINVSFDDRNAMIGKNLAERLHLKLGDKLQLSKNAVEKHQFTIKAIVEAGDATDNMLIVNLEFAQNWLEKEGLANNALLNVKNESGQVEQFADNIMQHYKDLVARPIRKVSASEGQILDKIKGVMGLISFVILVLATLCVNTTLIAIVGERAKEFALQKALGAKRSDIIKQICTEILIIACAAIVVGLGLGYLLAQILGLTVFKSYIDMRLPVLPITITLSLFVAFIAVIIPTRSALNIQMANVLKGE; via the coding sequence ATGGCAGACAATAGAAGTATGTTTTGGCGGTTGATTTTCCACTCGCTTCGCCTACGTTTACAACGCGTCCTGATTATTTTCACCGCCTTAACGGTTGGTGCGGGGATCGTAACCGCTATGGCTGCCGTGTATTTCGACATTAATACAAAAATGAGCCAAGAACTACGCACTTTCGGTGCTAATTTTTATATCGGTTCTGCAAACGGTGAAATGATAGAAGTCAATCAACTTGATAATATTATTCGGCATGCACCACATGATCTCATCACCACGGCAAGCCCTTATCTTTATGGCGTGGCACGTAGTGAGCTGGAAAAAATCGTCATTATGGGCGTGCGTTTTGAGGGAATAAAGGCCCTAGCCCCTTATTGGCAAATTAACGGTTCTGCAATTAATGTAAGCTTTGATGATCGTAATGCGATGATTGGCAAAAACCTTGCGGAAAGGCTCCACTTAAAACTTGGCGATAAATTACAGTTATCAAAAAATGCCGTAGAAAAACATCAATTTACCATTAAAGCCATTGTGGAAGCCGGTGATGCCACGGATAATATGTTAATCGTTAATTTGGAATTTGCACAAAACTGGCTGGAAAAAGAAGGGCTTGCGAATAATGCCCTACTCAACGTGAAAAATGAATCCGGCCAAGTAGAACAATTTGCGGATAACATAATGCAGCATTATAAAGATCTTGTGGCTCGCCCTATCCGTAAGGTATCCGCTTCAGAGGGGCAAATTTTAGATAAAATCAAAGGGGTGATGGGATTGATTTCTTTCGTCATTTTAGTGCTTGCCACCCTCTGTGTGAACACCACATTAATTGCTATTGTAGGGGAACGAGCCAAAGAATTTGCTCTGCAAAAAGCACTGGGTGCAAAGAGATCCGACATTATTAAACAAATTTGTACCGAAATCCTCATTATCGCCTGTGCAGCGATCGTGGTGGGGTTAGGGTTAGGTTATTTACTCGCACAGATTTTAGGTTTAACCGTATTTAAATCCTATATTGATATGCGATTACCCGTGCTCCCGATTACCATTACACTTTCCCTATTCGTTGCATTTATTGCCGTGATTATTCCGACACGTAGCGCACTGAATATTCAAATGGCAAATGTATTAAAAGGTGAATAA
- a CDS encoding lytic transglycosylase domain-containing protein, whose protein sequence is MKKISLISTALLSCFIVGCSANTQNSSTTKIPMVSSHSVYNKPRTPDNFNDYVQFLKGKAAVEGVSGSVLNAQNNIQYIEKAVGLDRAQAGRAIKRAPSQAPVLNPNGTTNYLNKVLTNNKVDVAEERYWEVQVPLQRASRRYGVQQEYLLALWGMESSFGHYQGSYDVLSVLATLAFDGRRETLFSKEFVNAMKMLERDHIQRHRMLGSWAGAMGQTQFMPSAFLNYAADGNDDGVKDIWTNQFDTFASIANYLHSVGWNDKLPWGMEVTLNQPIDLSLTGIEKNKARSLSSWQSLGVIPIGFSAQEQVKLSALSHTDLWLVRPDKKVGRAFLVSNNFRTILDWNRSNYFAVSIGMFADRIKERLGL, encoded by the coding sequence ATGAAAAAAATTTCGCTAATATCGACCGCACTTTTATCTTGTTTCATTGTGGGGTGTTCCGCTAATACGCAAAATTCTTCTACAACAAAAATTCCAATGGTTAGCAGTCATTCTGTTTACAATAAACCTCGAACCCCTGATAACTTTAACGATTATGTTCAATTCTTAAAAGGTAAAGCCGCGGTTGAAGGGGTATCGGGATCGGTATTAAATGCGCAAAATAATATTCAATACATCGAAAAAGCAGTGGGATTGGATCGTGCTCAAGCAGGAAGAGCTATAAAGCGTGCTCCAAGTCAAGCACCGGTATTAAATCCAAATGGCACGACAAATTATCTCAATAAAGTGCTAACCAATAATAAAGTAGATGTGGCAGAAGAACGCTATTGGGAAGTGCAAGTACCATTGCAACGGGCAAGCCGACGTTATGGTGTGCAGCAAGAATATTTGCTGGCATTATGGGGTATGGAAAGCAGCTTCGGGCATTATCAAGGCAGTTATGATGTTCTTTCCGTTTTGGCGACATTAGCTTTTGACGGCAGACGTGAAACATTGTTTAGTAAAGAATTTGTGAATGCGATGAAAATGTTAGAGCGTGATCATATTCAACGTCATAGAATGTTGGGATCATGGGCGGGGGCAATGGGGCAAACCCAATTTATGCCGAGTGCTTTTTTAAATTATGCGGCGGATGGTAATGATGACGGAGTGAAAGATATTTGGACAAATCAATTTGATACCTTTGCTTCTATTGCAAACTATTTGCATTCGGTAGGTTGGAACGATAAATTGCCTTGGGGGATGGAAGTAACATTGAATCAACCGATTGATTTATCCCTTACAGGAATTGAGAAAAATAAAGCCCGTTCGCTTAGTTCATGGCAATCACTCGGTGTAATTCCGATTGGCTTTAGTGCGCAAGAACAAGTAAAATTAAGCGCGCTTTCTCATACGGATCTTTGGCTTGTTCGTCCGGATAAGAAAGTAGGACGAGCGTTTTTGGTTTCAAACAATTTCCGTACTATCTTAGATTGGAACAGATCGAACTATTTTGCAGTAAGTATCGGAATGTTTGCAGATCGTATTAAAGAGAGGCTTGGGCTATAA